A part of Halobacillus shinanisalinarum genomic DNA contains:
- a CDS encoding BCCT family transporter, whose product MSRRKLIDYKIFVPSLLIIIGISIPFALYETESLELLNAIFAYIVDVFSWGYLWYGIILVIAGLYLSFSKYGQVVLGDPKEKPRFTLFEYSSILIAMGIGSTIMRTGMLQWTSVANDPPVGVEPGSAEALLWGNAYSMFLWGFQVFAIFVMIAPAMGYILHVKKRPLMRISEACRVIFSDKFTDGFGGKVLDVLFLISILAGAAVTLGLGAPIITHNLSALLNIEVTFVMTIIVTIVWVFLFSLSAYLGIEKGIKRLSTLNMYLAGLFAVFILLAGPDVFILNYFSDSVSFLLTNYLNISLNTDSVYQGEPSHIQSNTVFWFAYSATWAMLHSVFAAKISKGRTIKEMILTYLLAPTLISWIATGVLGGLGVHRYLMGDLSVLNLVQEEARMAAIPEILSTLPFGEVAIIIFIVVALIFLTTTLDSTTYTVAAYTSTRDMSKFEPPKTLRIIIAAVITALSLVLMRIGGLAPLEVISGLMGLPIIIIQFILIYAAKRMIDEDKAWKYNIRKQ is encoded by the coding sequence ATGAGTAGAAGGAAATTGATTGATTACAAAATTTTCGTGCCATCATTATTAATTATAATTGGTATCAGTATTCCATTTGCCTTATATGAGACGGAATCATTGGAATTACTCAATGCCATTTTTGCTTATATTGTGGATGTGTTCAGTTGGGGCTATTTATGGTACGGAATCATTCTTGTCATAGCGGGGTTATACTTATCTTTTTCTAAGTATGGACAAGTCGTACTGGGTGATCCGAAAGAAAAGCCTCGTTTTACTCTCTTTGAATATTCGTCCATTCTGATCGCTATGGGAATAGGTTCGACCATTATGCGGACAGGCATGCTGCAGTGGACCTCCGTAGCCAACGATCCGCCAGTGGGAGTGGAGCCTGGATCAGCAGAAGCACTATTGTGGGGGAACGCCTACAGCATGTTCTTATGGGGCTTCCAGGTTTTCGCTATTTTTGTCATGATTGCTCCGGCTATGGGGTATATTCTCCATGTCAAGAAGCGGCCGTTGATGAGGATCTCTGAAGCTTGTCGGGTTATTTTTAGCGACAAGTTTACAGATGGGTTCGGCGGGAAAGTCCTAGATGTCCTATTTCTAATAAGTATTCTGGCAGGTGCTGCTGTCACTTTGGGACTTGGTGCGCCGATTATCACACATAATTTATCCGCTCTTTTAAATATAGAAGTGACATTTGTAATGACCATTATTGTGACTATTGTCTGGGTGTTTTTATTTTCTCTCAGTGCCTACTTAGGAATTGAGAAAGGAATCAAACGGTTAAGCACCCTTAATATGTATTTAGCTGGACTTTTTGCTGTATTTATCCTGTTGGCTGGACCAGACGTGTTTATATTAAATTATTTCTCAGATAGTGTTTCTTTTTTATTAACTAACTATCTCAACATTTCATTAAATACAGACTCGGTGTATCAAGGAGAACCGTCGCACATTCAAAGTAATACCGTCTTTTGGTTTGCGTATAGTGCAACATGGGCTATGCTTCATAGTGTATTTGCTGCCAAAATTTCTAAGGGAAGAACGATTAAAGAAATGATTCTTACGTATCTCTTAGCACCTACTTTGATTTCCTGGATAGCTACAGGAGTGCTGGGCGGCCTAGGTGTCCATAGGTACCTCATGGGGGATTTGTCTGTTTTGAATCTTGTTCAAGAAGAAGCAAGGATGGCAGCGATTCCGGAGATCTTATCCACGCTCCCATTTGGAGAAGTTGCAATTATCATTTTTATAGTAGTCGCACTTATTTTCTTAACGACTACTCTTGATTCAACAACGTACACCGTAGCTGCCTATACAAGTACGAGAGATATGAGTAAATTTGAACCACCGAAAACGTTGCGTATTATTATTGCCGCTGTCATCACGGCACTGTCTCTTGTACTGATGCGTATTGGCGGGTTAGCGCCATTAGAGGTTATTTCAGGACTAATGGGTCTGCCCATTATCATCATTCAATTTATCCTCATCTATGCTGCGAAGCGAATGATCGATGAAGATAAGGCTTGGAAATATAATATAAGAAAACAATAA
- a CDS encoding DUF4183 domain-containing protein → MGKRGNCYGGREGIRKLLNEDFCECCCKCNHCHEKHEEKVKDEAEDSPSNTNSFKPTFNPSIMINVFNTPSPRIGVETFQYITTADEGKKVYTNQEALKQYGSSEIPDPNDVSYMNLFINGVLQPEIVYEVKKGSLLLKSSDSPPSGAPIILLFVVIKE, encoded by the coding sequence ATGGGAAAACGGGGTAATTGTTATGGTGGAAGGGAAGGTATTAGAAAATTATTGAACGAAGACTTCTGTGAATGTTGTTGTAAATGTAATCATTGTCACGAAAAACATGAAGAAAAAGTTAAAGACGAGGCTGAAGACAGTCCCTCTAATACAAATTCGTTTAAGCCAACATTTAATCCTTCCATTATGATTAACGTCTTTAACACACCATCCCCCCGTATAGGAGTCGAGACTTTTCAATACATTACCACTGCTGATGAGGGAAAAAAGGTGTATACAAACCAAGAAGCATTAAAACAGTACGGGAGCAGTGAAATACCCGATCCTAACGACGTTTCTTACATGAATCTTTTTATAAATGGAGTGCTTCAACCAGAGATTGTTTACGAGGTAAAAAAAGGCAGCCTATTGTTAAAATCCAGTGATTCACCTCCAAGTGGCGCTCCTATTATACTCTTATTTGTAGTTATCAAAGAATAG
- a CDS encoding DUF4183 domain-containing protein, which produces MALQLMKLLISASTTTDVVPTDTRFFHVTTGETAAGSTLTIDAADFFADDGSAVTELPELVANNSYFNVNVNGVLQMEGLSTYTAGATGIGSLAIAVPAGGEPILAGSPVVLEVLNYATDSSTTVTT; this is translated from the coding sequence ATGGCACTACAACTAATGAAACTACTTATAAGTGCTAGTACAACAACCGATGTTGTTCCAACCGATACGAGATTTTTTCATGTAACGACAGGAGAAACGGCTGCCGGTTCTACATTAACTATTGATGCGGCTGACTTTTTTGCAGATGATGGTTCAGCTGTGACAGAGCTTCCTGAGCTTGTTGCCAATAATAGTTATTTCAATGTAAACGTGAATGGTGTTTTACAAATGGAAGGACTATCTACGTACACGGCAGGAGCAACTGGAATAGGATCATTGGCGATTGCAGTACCAGCAGGCGGTGAACCGATTTTAGCAGGTTCCCCGGTCGTTCTGGAAGTATTAAATTATGCTACCGACTCTTCTACAACGGTTACGACCTAG
- a CDS encoding DUF2197 domain-containing protein, producing the protein MLKTICFFCKKKYTIDRSDTQYQRILKNPEASYVCKSCNQSMQKEAQTSTGLNPGDIDKYDKYLR; encoded by the coding sequence ATGCTGAAGACTATATGCTTTTTTTGCAAAAAGAAATATACGATTGATCGTTCAGATACCCAGTACCAAAGAATTCTAAAGAATCCTGAAGCAAGTTATGTTTGTAAAAGCTGTAACCAATCCATGCAAAAAGAGGCCCAAACGAGTACGGGGTTAAATCCAGGGGACATTGATAAATACGATAAATATTTACGATAA
- a CDS encoding GNAT family N-acetyltransferase — translation MFSSNRIHFRKVTEDDAAIYHRWRNDPEVMENTSPNLDVYTFEETEEFIRSITASYDSKCYMIELNDKNTPIDIVSLIHTDYENRNAECIIDIGDKDYWGNGFGQEAMQLLLHYSFSEVNLHKVYLKVFSFNYRAIKLYERLGFVKEGELKEHLFRNGRWYGITLMAILQKEYFS, via the coding sequence ATGTTTAGTAGTAACCGAATACACTTCAGGAAGGTAACTGAAGACGATGCAGCTATTTATCATAGGTGGAGAAATGATCCAGAGGTAATGGAGAACACAAGTCCAAACCTGGATGTCTATACTTTCGAAGAAACTGAAGAATTCATAAGGAGTATTACCGCTTCCTATGATTCAAAATGTTACATGATCGAGCTTAATGATAAAAACACACCAATAGATATAGTTTCTTTAATCCATACTGATTACGAGAATCGAAATGCTGAATGTATAATTGATATAGGGGATAAAGATTATTGGGGGAACGGGTTTGGTCAGGAAGCTATGCAGTTATTGCTACACTATAGCTTTTCAGAGGTGAATTTACATAAGGTGTATTTAAAGGTATTTTCATTCAATTATAGAGCTATTAAATTATATGAAAGATTGGGCTTTGTGAAGGAAGGAGAACTTAAAGAGCATTTATTTAGGAATGGCAGGTGGTATGGAATTACTTTGATGGCCATTTTACAAAAGGAGTATTTTAGCTAA
- the ald gene encoding alanine dehydrogenase: MIIGVPKEIKNNENRVAITPSGVVNVIKAGHTVLIESSAGLGSNFTDEEYKASGATIIESASDIWAKAEMVMKVKEPLPSEYGYFRKGLILFTYLHLAAEPELTKALVENEVTAIAYETVTVNNSLPLLTPMSEVAGRMASQIGAQYLEKSFGGKGILLSGVPGVNRGKVTIIGGGIVGTNAAKIAVGLGAHVTILDLNPNRLRELDDLFGSDVQTLMSNPYNIAESVKDSDLVIGAVLIPGAKAPKLVTEDMVKSMKQGSVIVDVAIDQGGNFETVDHITTHDDPIYEKHGVLHYAVANIPGAVPRTATIGLTNVTIPYALQIASKGAVKAIEENKAIEQGLNTINGNLTYEAVARDLGYEYVHVKHALRENMHA, encoded by the coding sequence ATGATTATCGGCGTACCAAAGGAAATTAAAAACAATGAGAACCGTGTGGCAATTACCCCATCTGGAGTAGTCAATGTTATCAAAGCTGGACACACCGTCCTGATCGAATCAAGTGCAGGGCTCGGCAGTAATTTTACAGACGAAGAATACAAAGCATCTGGCGCCACCATTATTGAAAGCGCTTCAGACATTTGGGCGAAAGCAGAAATGGTTATGAAGGTGAAAGAACCCCTCCCTTCTGAATATGGCTACTTCCGTAAAGGGTTGATCTTGTTTACGTACTTGCACCTTGCAGCAGAGCCAGAGTTGACGAAGGCTCTAGTTGAAAACGAAGTAACTGCCATCGCTTATGAGACGGTCACCGTCAACAACTCCCTGCCGCTTCTTACACCGATGAGTGAAGTAGCCGGTCGTATGGCTTCACAAATCGGTGCCCAGTACCTTGAAAAGTCATTTGGCGGAAAAGGAATTCTCTTAAGTGGCGTTCCCGGAGTCAATCGCGGAAAAGTAACTATCATTGGCGGCGGAATCGTCGGAACAAATGCGGCAAAAATCGCTGTAGGACTCGGAGCTCATGTCACCATCCTCGATTTGAACCCAAACCGTTTACGCGAGTTGGATGATTTATTCGGATCCGACGTACAGACACTCATGTCGAACCCTTACAACATTGCGGAATCGGTGAAGGATTCTGATCTGGTCATAGGAGCTGTCCTTATTCCTGGAGCCAAAGCACCTAAACTCGTCACAGAAGATATGGTCAAATCCATGAAACAGGGCTCTGTGATTGTCGACGTCGCGATTGACCAAGGCGGCAATTTCGAAACCGTCGACCATATCACAACACACGATGATCCCATCTATGAAAAACACGGCGTGCTTCATTATGCAGTCGCGAATATTCCAGGTGCCGTCCCGCGCACAGCTACGATCGGATTAACGAACGTGACGATTCCGTATGCGTTACAAATTGCTTCTAAAGGTGCTGTAAAAGCCATCGAAGAAAATAAAGCCATTGAGCAAGGTCTCAATACCATCAATGGAAACCTCACCTACGAGGCTGTAGCACGCGACCTTGGTTACGAGTATGTACATGTTAAACATGCTTTAAGAGAAAATATGCACGCATAG
- a CDS encoding PucR family transcriptional regulator produces MSHSSNRLNGFTDSPDSPEGLADRIAEIIGCPVTIEDSNHRIVSYSKHEHNVDEARTATIMRRKVPERVINGLWKHGVMSKLFESGEPVVVPPIDEIGLGNRIAVSVRKNKDMLGFIWAQANDVKITDHHLELIKDAAQLVSHHLLHHQLKKRKSEENQKEFFWQLLTGTLRHKSEIVRHAKRFRTKITGQLCVAVFEFDENMNQSVERHAYYLTETLQQTRIVSRLFDENQLILLVRSSEEEDAARICHSFITDFTQKMRERLQFEDVKGSFGSIYDSPEYVSDSYKQALKVLELKNQFPKALNHVFSYQDLGFYQFINELASLRSREQYQNAFLKKLYEYDERNKSELVTTLRVYLSCNSNVHKASEQMHIHTNTLNYRLKRIKEIGSIDLKDPNQKTTLYLDLLIDEMERDDL; encoded by the coding sequence ATGAGCCATTCATCGAATCGTTTAAACGGATTTACCGATAGCCCGGATTCTCCAGAAGGCTTGGCAGATCGCATCGCAGAGATTATAGGCTGCCCTGTCACTATTGAAGACTCCAACCACCGGATCGTTTCTTATAGTAAACACGAACATAATGTCGATGAAGCAAGAACGGCTACCATCATGAGACGCAAGGTTCCTGAACGTGTCATTAACGGTTTGTGGAAGCACGGGGTTATGTCGAAGCTATTCGAAAGCGGAGAACCAGTTGTCGTTCCCCCTATTGACGAAATCGGGCTCGGGAACCGAATCGCTGTTTCCGTCCGAAAAAATAAAGACATGCTCGGATTTATTTGGGCCCAAGCAAATGATGTGAAGATTACAGATCATCATTTGGAGCTGATCAAGGATGCTGCACAGCTTGTCAGTCACCACCTTCTTCATCATCAATTAAAAAAAAGGAAGTCTGAAGAAAACCAGAAGGAATTTTTCTGGCAGCTTCTAACTGGCACACTACGGCACAAATCAGAAATCGTTCGTCACGCTAAACGGTTCCGAACAAAAATAACCGGACAGCTATGTGTAGCTGTATTTGAGTTTGACGAGAATATGAATCAATCAGTCGAACGACACGCCTATTACTTGACCGAAACGCTTCAGCAAACCCGGATCGTCAGCAGACTTTTTGATGAGAACCAGCTCATCTTACTGGTGCGATCGAGCGAGGAGGAAGACGCTGCACGCATCTGTCATTCCTTCATTACTGATTTCACACAAAAAATGAGGGAGCGGCTGCAATTCGAAGACGTGAAGGGATCGTTTGGATCAATCTACGACTCCCCTGAATATGTTAGCGATAGTTACAAGCAAGCCTTGAAGGTACTCGAGCTGAAAAACCAATTCCCTAAAGCCCTAAACCACGTATTCAGCTATCAAGATCTCGGATTCTATCAATTCATCAATGAGCTGGCCTCCCTTCGCAGCCGCGAGCAATATCAAAATGCTTTTCTCAAAAAGTTATATGAATACGATGAGCGGAACAAATCGGAACTCGTCACAACGTTGAGGGTTTATTTATCCTGCAATAGTAACGTCCATAAAGCCTCTGAACAAATGCATATCCATACCAATACCTTGAATTACCGCCTGAAGAGGATAAAGGAAATTGGCTCGATTGATTTAAAAGACCCCAATCAGAAGACGACGTTATACTTAGATTTACTCATAGATGAAATGGAACGAGATGATTTGTGA
- a CDS encoding DUF3231 family protein: MKTNQTQLTAPEIANLWISYQNDSMSFHMISYLAKHTEDREIRSVLEYAIRLSKEHVTKVTQMLKKEKYPIPAGFTENDVNIDAPRLYSDNLCLYYMIDMAKFALPAYGLALSITTRDDVMAFYSRCLNETQELFTKATKLAIKKGIYIFAPTIPTPDEIDFVKRQDFLAGWFDRRPLLGIEISDLIYNTKRTALGEALVTGFAQTAKATEVRKYFERGKRMTKKHFETFSSILLEGDLPQGSNILTSEVTTSTIAPFSDKMMMYHATTFTASGVAQYGFAVSIQS; this comes from the coding sequence TTGAAAACTAATCAAACACAATTAACGGCACCTGAAATCGCAAATCTTTGGATATCTTATCAAAATGATTCGATGTCGTTTCATATGATTTCCTACTTAGCGAAGCATACGGAGGATCGGGAAATACGTTCCGTTTTAGAATACGCTATTCGCCTCTCAAAAGAACATGTTACTAAGGTCACTCAAATGTTAAAAAAGGAGAAGTATCCCATCCCTGCAGGTTTTACTGAAAATGATGTTAATATTGATGCACCGCGATTATACTCGGATAATCTGTGCCTCTATTATATGATTGATATGGCGAAGTTCGCTTTACCTGCTTACGGTCTTGCATTATCGATAACGACACGTGATGATGTAATGGCTTTTTATTCAAGGTGTTTAAATGAGACACAGGAACTTTTTACAAAAGCGACAAAACTAGCCATAAAAAAAGGGATTTATATTTTTGCTCCTACTATTCCCACGCCAGATGAAATTGATTTTGTCAAAAGGCAGGATTTTTTAGCAGGTTGGTTCGACAGGCGTCCTCTGCTTGGGATTGAAATTTCTGATCTAATCTATAATACCAAGCGGACTGCATTAGGAGAAGCACTGGTTACCGGTTTTGCTCAAACAGCAAAAGCGACCGAGGTTAGGAAGTACTTTGAGCGCGGAAAAAGAATGACTAAAAAGCATTTTGAAACATTTAGTTCTATCTTATTAGAGGGTGACTTACCTCAAGGATCAAACATTCTCACGTCGGAAGTTACGACTTCGACTATCGCTCCTTTCTCGGATAAAATGATGATGTACCATGCGACAACTTTTACAGCTTCTGGCGTAGCCCAATATGGTTTTGCGGTATCAATCCAGTCCTAG
- a CDS encoding DUF3231 family protein produces the protein MADTALYAEDGSNIMIDNGWLEQPPGAADRKKISQKKE, from the coding sequence ATGGCGGATACCGCTCTTTATGCTGAAGATGGTTCAAATATTATGATTGATAACGGTTGGCTGGAGCAACCCCCTGGAGCAGCAGATCGTAAAAAAATATCCCAAAAAAAAGAGTGA
- a CDS encoding peptide ABC transporter substrate-binding protein produces the protein MKKANWLFLALALVLSVTLAACNGGSSEETSSDSSSEGDAEGSGDSEQVLNIIETAEIPTMDASLAADAVTMQWLATTTDGLYRLGENTQPEPGIAKEHTVSDDGLTWTFTLREDATWSNGDPVTAHDFVFAWQRAVNPDTGSEYGPYMMGGVIKNATSISEGETPVEELGVKAVDDYTLEVNLEKPTPYFESMTTFGTFLPLNQEFVENHGEDYGLEAETLLSNGPFVLSEWNHGQDFVLKKNENYWDADKVKLNQINVSIVKETASAVNLYETGEIDRVNLTSEFVDEYRTSEEFRTIEEPTVFYLKLNQEHEVLSNVNARKALQLAIDRQSMVDVILNNGSIPSGGVVPASFTQHPETGEDFREINGTLVESNLEKAKELWAKAKEELGVQEVELGYIGGDTEVSQNLDAYIKDQLEQLEGLTINVESLPFQVKLDRDKSMDYDIQSTGWAPDYMDPNTFLNIWVTDGGNNKTGYSSKEYDALIEKAGAELAQKPVERFETFLEAEKMLIQEDAVLVPLYQRALAQLKKPYVKNVSVNPMSPDYTYKYAYIEGK, from the coding sequence ATGAAAAAAGCAAATTGGTTATTTTTAGCACTCGCGCTAGTACTAAGCGTGACCCTTGCTGCTTGTAATGGGGGAAGTTCAGAAGAGACGAGCTCAGATAGCAGCAGTGAAGGGGATGCAGAGGGATCTGGTGATAGTGAACAGGTTCTTAACATCATTGAAACTGCGGAAATTCCAACGATGGACGCCTCACTTGCTGCCGATGCAGTGACCATGCAATGGTTAGCAACCACGACGGATGGGCTTTATCGTCTTGGGGAGAATACGCAGCCAGAGCCGGGCATTGCTAAAGAACATACAGTGAGCGATGACGGTCTGACTTGGACGTTCACTTTGCGTGAGGATGCGACATGGTCGAATGGTGATCCGGTTACAGCACACGACTTCGTCTTTGCGTGGCAGCGTGCAGTTAATCCAGATACAGGGTCTGAATACGGGCCGTATATGATGGGTGGCGTTATTAAAAATGCTACATCAATCTCGGAAGGGGAAACACCTGTTGAAGAACTCGGTGTTAAAGCTGTAGATGATTATACACTTGAAGTAAACCTTGAAAAGCCAACACCTTACTTTGAATCTATGACAACGTTTGGAACGTTTTTGCCACTTAATCAAGAGTTTGTAGAAAATCATGGGGAGGACTATGGCCTAGAAGCGGAAACGCTCCTTTCGAACGGTCCATTTGTCCTTTCTGAATGGAACCACGGACAAGACTTTGTACTTAAGAAAAATGAAAACTATTGGGATGCGGACAAAGTAAAGCTTAATCAAATCAACGTAAGCATTGTTAAAGAAACAGCTTCAGCCGTTAATTTATATGAAACAGGCGAAATTGACCGGGTGAATTTAACATCGGAATTTGTGGATGAATACCGTACCTCAGAAGAGTTCCGTACCATTGAAGAACCGACTGTATTTTATCTGAAATTAAATCAGGAGCATGAAGTTCTTTCTAACGTTAATGCGCGAAAAGCACTTCAACTCGCTATAGATCGCCAGAGTATGGTAGATGTCATTTTGAACAACGGTTCAATTCCTTCTGGTGGTGTTGTCCCTGCAAGCTTTACCCAGCACCCGGAAACGGGCGAGGACTTCCGTGAAATTAACGGGACACTAGTTGAATCAAATTTAGAAAAGGCGAAAGAGTTATGGGCTAAGGCAAAAGAGGAATTAGGAGTTCAAGAGGTAGAGTTAGGTTATATTGGCGGTGACACGGAGGTATCACAGAATCTTGACGCTTATATTAAGGACCAGCTTGAACAACTTGAAGGATTGACTATTAACGTTGAGAGTCTTCCTTTCCAGGTTAAACTGGACCGTGATAAATCGATGGATTACGATATCCAGAGTACGGGCTGGGCACCAGATTACATGGACCCAAATACATTTTTAAACATATGGGTAACAGACGGCGGCAATAACAAAACTGGCTATTCCAGTAAGGAGTATGATGCCTTAATAGAAAAGGCTGGAGCGGAACTAGCCCAGAAACCTGTTGAACGCTTTGAAACCTTCCTTGAGGCTGAGAAAATGCTCATACAGGAAGATGCCGTTCTTGTACCCCTTTATCAACGTGCTTTAGCACAGCTTAAGAAACCTTATGTAAAAAATGTATCAGTCAATCCAATGAGTCCTGATTATACGTACAAATATGCATATATAGAAGGGAAATAA
- a CDS encoding SipW-dependent-type signal peptide-containing protein yields the protein MKREVSVNISKRVRTFIHKHWIPIFCTQLGLILSITFIGFMNVTTATNASFNDTEKTFGTITAGTWEIEKEKAEPEPVKEDKQKTTDKDNQQKTTDKEDKPKNNEQTETKEVKKDKKVVKEDQAAAKEKETAKKDREEEESINNEPVSDSQSVEKKEEEKDQEKLNEKDVEDKKQLHKSEGKK from the coding sequence ATGAAAAGGGAGGTATCAGTCAACATTAGTAAGCGAGTAAGAACTTTTATACATAAACACTGGATTCCCATCTTTTGTACGCAATTAGGCCTTATCCTTTCTATTACTTTTATCGGCTTCATGAATGTAACTACAGCAACTAATGCTTCCTTCAACGATACAGAAAAGACATTTGGCACCATTACGGCGGGAACATGGGAAATTGAGAAAGAGAAGGCGGAGCCAGAGCCAGTCAAAGAAGATAAACAAAAAACAACTGATAAAGATAACCAGCAGAAAACCACTGATAAAGAGGACAAACCAAAGAACAATGAACAAACAGAGACGAAAGAAGTAAAGAAGGATAAAAAAGTCGTAAAGGAGGATCAGGCAGCTGCAAAGGAAAAAGAAACTGCAAAAAAAGACCGTGAAGAGGAAGAATCTATTAATAATGAACCAGTCAGTGATAGTCAGTCCGTGGAAAAGAAAGAGGAGGAAAAGGACCAGGAAAAATTAAATGAAAAAGACGTTGAAGATAAAAAGCAGTTACATAAAAGCGAGGGGAAAAAATGA
- the sipW gene encoding signal peptidase I SipW encodes MTFRTLKKWLSSAVTTILCIILIFMAFVVISSKVSGSEPSILGYQFKSVLSGSMEPTFQTGSVIAVKPVKETSQLQKGDVITYKVDKATTVTHRIYEVKGTDNQPKYITKGDNNENQDLKPVLPENVKAVYTGFSVPFLGYFIHYAQSKEGSALLIVLPGILLIIYSVIMIWKAFKEIDEPKKKEGASTTSV; translated from the coding sequence ATGACTTTCCGTACACTTAAAAAATGGCTAAGTAGCGCAGTGACCACTATTTTATGTATCATATTAATTTTTATGGCTTTTGTTGTTATTTCATCAAAGGTCTCTGGTAGTGAACCTAGCATTTTGGGTTATCAATTTAAGTCGGTTTTATCAGGTTCGATGGAGCCGACTTTTCAGACTGGGTCGGTCATTGCAGTAAAACCCGTTAAAGAGACATCCCAATTACAAAAAGGTGACGTAATTACTTATAAGGTAGACAAAGCAACAACTGTCACTCACCGTATCTACGAGGTTAAGGGTACTGATAACCAGCCAAAATATATTACAAAGGGTGACAACAACGAAAATCAAGATTTAAAACCCGTTCTCCCAGAGAATGTTAAAGCTGTTTATACCGGATTTTCCGTTCCATTTCTTGGCTATTTTATACACTATGCTCAATCGAAAGAGGGAAGCGCACTACTCATAGTCCTACCAGGAATTCTACTAATTATCTATTCTGTCATCATGATTTGGAAAGCCTTTAAAGAAATTGATGAGCCTAAGAAAAAGGAAGGAGCATCAACAACTAGCGTTTGA
- a CDS encoding TasA family protein, producing the protein MGIKKKLSLGIASAALGLSLVGGERTHTSVIKK; encoded by the coding sequence ATGGGCATTAAAAAGAAGTTAAGCTTAGGCATTGCATCTGCAGCACTTGGATTATCATTAGTAGGGGGGGAACGTACGCATACTTCAGTGATCAAGAAGTAA
- a CDS encoding TasA family protein produces MSRGGTYAYFSDQEVTNNTFAAGTLDLSTSETNIIDLDSMKPGDKVIREFNLSNIGNLDMSEIVLNTEYSVTDVNGDNTGDFGEQIELSFLINDSKDYTVVYETTLAELSQESLNLVRANVIDPEVDGHGAGLEAGESNLFAVKFEFVDSGEPQNQYQGDSINLKWIFNAKQKTGDLSLPNE; encoded by the coding sequence ATTAGTAGGGGGGGAACGTACGCATACTTCAGTGATCAAGAAGTAACCAACAATACATTCGCGGCTGGGACATTGGACCTTTCCACAAGTGAAACAAATATTATTGATTTGGATAGCATGAAGCCAGGCGACAAGGTTATCCGGGAATTTAATCTAAGTAATATAGGTAATCTTGATATGAGCGAGATCGTCTTGAATACGGAATATAGTGTTACGGATGTAAATGGGGATAATACAGGTGACTTTGGCGAACAAATTGAACTAAGTTTTCTTATTAATGACTCTAAGGATTATACCGTTGTCTATGAAACCACATTGGCAGAACTTTCTCAGGAATCTCTTAACCTTGTAAGAGCCAATGTAATTGACCCAGAAGTTGATGGTCACGGAGCTGGATTAGAAGCAGGCGAATCAAACTTATTTGCTGTAAAATTTGAATTTGTTGACAGTGGTGAGCCACAAAATCAATATCAAGGGGATTCTATCAATCTTAAGTGGATATTTAATGCTAAGCAAAAAACTGGCGATTTAAGTTTACCCAATGAATGA
- a CDS encoding OsmC family protein has protein sequence MTGTLSGALEARKIPTSPDKLQAEAQGTIDAPEGVMKITHIQIHFQLEIPKDKRSEAERALSVFERNCPVAQTLKGSVQIDYDWEIKELD, from the coding sequence ATGACCGGGACACTTTCTGGCGCGCTGGAGGCGCGCAAAATTCCAACATCACCGGATAAACTACAGGCAGAGGCTCAAGGTACCATTGATGCTCCTGAAGGTGTAATGAAAATCACACATATTCAAATCCATTTTCAACTTGAAATCCCGAAAGATAAACGTTCAGAAGCAGAACGGGCTTTATCCGTATTTGAACGTAACTGTCCAGTTGCCCAAACGTTGAAGGGCAGTGTACAAATTGATTATGATTGGGAAATTAAAGAATTGGATTAG